One genomic window of Hydra vulgaris chromosome 03, alternate assembly HydraT2T_AEP includes the following:
- the LOC136078155 gene encoding uncharacterized protein LOC136078155 yields the protein MIKTLFSFSLMVAITTMASACSDYSQQWCQANQVLCTQPSLIAFMSQYCEQTCNYCSIPGVLPVGCGNPSIQSSRVIAGITPTKGSWPWQVLLWQGGKAFCGGTQRMGSYCCSLYTRKRIRRVANIYKVREVLVFIFFNASTLYL from the exons ATGATAAAGACATTGTTTTCCTTCTCATTAATGGTTGCCATAACTACAATGGCTTCAG cttgcTCAGACTATTCACAACAATGGTGTCAAGCAAATCAAGTATTGTGCACGCAGCCCTCATTGATTGCTTTCATGAGTCAATATTGCGAACAAACATGCAACTACT gtTCAATACCTGGTGTTCTTCCAGTAG GGTGCGGAAATCCATCAATTCAAAGTAGTCGTGTAATTGCAGGAATAACTCCAACAAAAGGCTCGTGGCCTTGGCAAGTATTGCTTTGGCAGGGAGGAAAAGCGTTTTGTGGAGGAACACAGAGAATGGGTTCTTACTGCTGCTCATTGTATACACGGAAAAGAATTCGACGCGTCGCAAATATATACAAGGTAAGAGAAGttctggtttttattttttttaacgcttCTACTTTATAtctataa